The genomic window GTTTTGTTCATTATATCCTAATGATAATCTATATGGTAATCCTTTAACTCCTCCAGATACAGCCACATTATTATCTGTTCCCCAAGCTTTTTGATAAATCTGGTTCTGCCAATTAGTATTTGCATTTCCTAACCTGGCTATATAAGAAGGTGTAGCATTCTGATTTACAAAGGCTCTGAATTCATCAGCATTTAGAACATCTACATTTCCCATTTTAGTAGATATAGAAGCCAATGTAGAGAAATTAACTTTTAATTTACCCGCAGACCCTTGCTTAGTTGTTATTAAAATTACCCCATTGGATGCTCTGTTTCCATAAATTGCAGTTGCAGATGCGTCCTTTAAAATATCGAATGATTGAATATCATTTGGATTGATTAAAGAAAGAGGGTCAGCAGCTCCACTTATCCCACTAAAATCCTGTGGAACACCATCAATAACAATTAATGGAGATTGAGACCCGTTTAAAGATCCAATCCCACGAATCCTAATAGAAGTTCCTGATCCTGGTGCTCCACTATTTCCCACAATAGCAACTCCGGGGGTTTTTCCTTGAATTAATTGCCCTGGCGAAGTGGCACCACCATTGAAATCTTTCGCACTAATAGAGGAAATTGATCCTGTAAGATCCGTTTTCTTCTGCTTCCCATATCCAATGAGCACAACCTCTTCTATTTTTTTCTCTTTTTGTGTAGAGTCTGTCTGCGCATGAATCATTGTACTTGCCAATAAAAATGCAGGCGCAATTTTTAATACCGTTGTAAAATTTTTCACAATATTGTTTTTTATATAGTTTCGTTTTTTTAATAATTTTTGGCAATGAGCCAGCTATGCAATTTATAAAAAAATTAGAATTATCATAAATTTATTTAAAATTTAGATAATTTTATGTAAATTTCTTGATGATTATAAATCAAATATCTGTTTTTCATTTAATTACATCAAATTATGCGAAACATAATAACTTATTAGAATTAATATAAGTTAAACATTTGTTTAACTAAATGTAATATTTCATCGCATCGCAGAGCCGAAAAACCTCATAAAAACAGCAATTACCATAACTTTCAAGGATAATTCTTATCTTTGCAGTTAAAACTTTACTATAAAATGTCAAACAGAAAGATGATTACGGCAGCTTTGCCTTATGCAAACGGCCCGGTTCATATAGGACATTTGGCAGGTGTATATATTCCTGCGGATGTTTACGCAAGATTTCAGAGAAGATTAGGAAAAGATGTAGCGTTTATCTGTGGTTCGGATGAGCACGGAATTCCTATCACCATAAGAGCTAAAAAAGAAGGAGTTACCCCTCAGGATATCGTTGATAAATACCACGAAATCATTAAAAAATCTTTTGCAGATTTAGGGATTTCATTTGATGAATATTCTAGAACGACCTCTAAAAAACATTATGAAACCAGTCAGGATTTCTTTAAAGTTCTTTATGAAAAAGGGAAATTCACGGAAGAGGTTTCTGAACAGTATTTTGATGAGCAGGCTAATGAATTTTTAGCCGACCGATACATCGTGGGGACTTGCCCGAATTGTGGAAATGAAAACGCTTACGGTGATCAGTGTGAAAGATGCGGTACTACCCTTTCTCCGTCTGAATTGATTAATCCAAAATCAATGCTAAGCGGAAATGTTCCTATCCTTAAAGCAACAAAGAACTGGTATCTTCCATTAAATGAATATGAAAATTTTCTGAACGAATGGATCATTGAAGGCCACAAAGACGACTGGAAACCAAACGTTTACGGACAGGTTAAATCCTGGCTGAACGAAGGCCTAAAACCTCGTGCCATGACCAGAGATCTGAACTGGGGAGTTCCGGTTCCGCTTCCGGATGCTGAAGGAAAAGTGCTGTATGTATGGTTTGATGCGCCGATCGGATATATTTCTTTCACCAAAGAATGGGCGGAGAAAAACGGAAAAAACTGGAAAGATTACTGGCAAAGTGAAGGAAGTGATTTGGTGCACTTTATTGGTAAGGATAATATTGTGTTCCACTGTATTATTTTCCCTGCGATGATGAAGGCTCACGGAGATTTTATCATGCCAGCGAATGTTCCGGCTTTTGAATTCCTTAACCTTGAAAATGATAAAATTTCGACTTCAAGAAACTGGGCAGTCTGGGCTCATGAGTATGTTGAAGATTTCCCTGGACAACAGGATGTTTTAAGATATGCTCTTCTTTCATCTGCTCCGGAAACAAAGGATAATAATTTTACATGGAAAGATTTTCAGACGAAAAATAATTCTGAGTTGGTAGGAATTTTCGGAAACTTTATTAATAGAGTTGCGGTTCTTATTCATAAATATTATGACGGAATTGTTCCTCAAGGTGATGCAAACTCTCCTGAATTAAAGGAAATTAATAAATCCGCAAAAGAAATTTCCGGATTCCTTGAAAATTATGAATTCAGAAATTCTTTGACAGCATTAATGAATTTAGCACGCTTCGGAAACCAATACCTTCAGACTGAAGAGCCTTGGAAAACGATTAAAGACAATCCTGAAAAGGCGGCTCAGTCTTTATTTGTCGGCGCTCAGATTGCGGTTGCTTTAGCGCAGTTGTGCGAACCATTTATGCCTTTCAGTTCTGAAAAATTATTGAATATGTTTAATGTTCAAAAACAAAGCTGGAGTGATATTGAAACTCAATCGGTTTTAATTGAAACAGGTCATAAAATCAATGAATCATCGCTTCTTTTCTCAAAAATTGAAGACGATGTTATTGAAGCCCAAATCCAAAAGCTGGAAGACACCAAACAAAATAATAAAAAAACAAACCCTAACGCCAACCCTATGAAAGACGAAATCACTTTTGATGATTTTACAAAAATCGACTTGAGAACTGCCACTATTTTAGAAGCTGAAAAAGTAGAAAAAGCAGATAAATTATTGAAACTTAAAGTAGATACAGGCGTAGACATAAGA from Chryseobacterium wanjuense includes these protein-coding regions:
- the metG gene encoding methionine--tRNA ligase, whose protein sequence is MSNRKMITAALPYANGPVHIGHLAGVYIPADVYARFQRRLGKDVAFICGSDEHGIPITIRAKKEGVTPQDIVDKYHEIIKKSFADLGISFDEYSRTTSKKHYETSQDFFKVLYEKGKFTEEVSEQYFDEQANEFLADRYIVGTCPNCGNENAYGDQCERCGTTLSPSELINPKSMLSGNVPILKATKNWYLPLNEYENFLNEWIIEGHKDDWKPNVYGQVKSWLNEGLKPRAMTRDLNWGVPVPLPDAEGKVLYVWFDAPIGYISFTKEWAEKNGKNWKDYWQSEGSDLVHFIGKDNIVFHCIIFPAMMKAHGDFIMPANVPAFEFLNLENDKISTSRNWAVWAHEYVEDFPGQQDVLRYALLSSAPETKDNNFTWKDFQTKNNSELVGIFGNFINRVAVLIHKYYDGIVPQGDANSPELKEINKSAKEISGFLENYEFRNSLTALMNLARFGNQYLQTEEPWKTIKDNPEKAAQSLFVGAQIAVALAQLCEPFMPFSSEKLLNMFNVQKQSWSDIETQSVLIETGHKINESSLLFSKIEDDVIEAQIQKLEDTKQNNKKTNPNANPMKDEITFDDFTKIDLRTATILEAEKVEKADKLLKLKVDTGVDIRTVVSGIAESFTPEEVIGKQVMILLNLAPRKIRGIESQGMLLLTTKADGKLSFVTPDETVENGIEIG